Proteins encoded in a region of the Cydia pomonella isolate Wapato2018A chromosome 3, ilCydPomo1, whole genome shotgun sequence genome:
- the LOC133516418 gene encoding chitin deacetylase 8-like — protein MNRLLFLALLAAAWAQEDVLPLAESCDLEACQLPACRCSGTDIPGGLNARDTPQFVLLTFDDGVNVINIETYRDLLYDRQNSNGCPVGTTFYINHEYTDYTIVNELYNQGLEIALHSISHQTPDTYWKEATYDDMKLEFADQKVQMSHFANIPIDTIKGLRIPFLQMTGNASFQVMADYGLEYDCTMPTVTQINPGLWPYTLDYASTQDCVIPECPTASIPGVWVLPMISWIDLGGFTCSMVDSCFSVPSLTDEDAWFEFIVDNFERHYTGNRSPFGFYVHQWYIASYPAIYRALARFLDMVNNLQDAFVVNSAEVIDWVKDPVPVNEYRSRPCRTWEPTTCQRQSCGPLTSDHNEWGAYWMQICNTCPNTYPWLGNPLGQ, from the exons ATGAATCGGTTGCTGTTTCTAGCGTTGTTGGCGGCTGCATGGGCTCAAGAGGACGTCCTGCCTCTGGCTGAGTCTTGCGACCTCGAGGCTTGCCAGTTGCCCGCCTGCAGGTGTTCTGGCACTGATATTCCAGGTGGACTTAACGCGCGGGATACGCCACAA TTTGTCCTGTTAACCTTTGATGACGGTGTGAACGTCATCAACATCGAAACCTATCGCGACCTCCTTTACGACCGTCAAAACAGCAATGGCTGTCCAGTCGGGACTACCTTCTACATCAACCACGAATATACCGACTACACCATCGTGAACGAGCTGTATAACCAAGGTCTTGAGATTGCGCTGCACTCCATAAGCCACCAAACTCCTGACACCTACTGGAAGGAAGCTACCTACGATGACATGAAATTGGAATTTGCAGACCAGAAAGTTCAAATGTCTCATTTCGCTAATATTCCGATTGATACGATTAAAG GTCTCCGCATCCCATTCCTGCAGATGACTGGAAACGCTTCCTTTCAAGTCATGGCCGACTACGGACTTGAGTATGACTGCACTATGCCTACCGTCACCCAGATAAACCCTGGCCTTTGGCCGTACACCCTCGACTACGCCTCTACCCAGGATTGCGTTATTCCCGAATGCCCCACTGCGTCTATTCCTGGAGTATGGGTTTTGCCTATGATCAGTTGGATCGATTTAGGCGGGTTCACTTGCTCGATGGTTGACTCTTGTTTCAGtgt GCCATCTCTGACTGATGAAGACGCCTGGTTCGAGTTCATAGTAGACAATTTCGAGAGGCACTACACGGGCAACCGCTCGCCTTTTGGCTTCTACGTCCACCAGTGGTACATCGCAAGTTACCCCGCCATCTACAGGGCTTTGGCAAGATTCTTAGACATGGTCAACAACTTACAAGATGCATTTGTG GTAAACTCGGCTGAAGTGATCGACTGGGTGAAGGATCCCGTACCAGTTAATGAATACAGGAGCCGGCCATGCAGGACCTGGGAACCAACCACGTGCCAGCGACAGAGCTGCGGCCCTCTCACCTCAGACCACAACGAATGG GGTGCATACTGGATGCAGATCTGTAACACGTGTCCAAATACATACCCATGGTTGGGAAACCCTCTCGGTCAATAG
- the LOC133516419 gene encoding protein Wnt-4-like yields MELFWKVLSFQLLLAQAQANWWNLAAPSPVQGNTSLETVTLHKENCQRLDYLGERQKQLCLLSDKMVQVLQTGALQAVEECQHQFRHSRWNCSTVQNSTDIFGGVLKYKSREAAFVHALSSAALAHAVARACSRGELNECSCDSRVRKRTPRHWQWGGCSEDIRYGEIYSRDFVDSKEDKNTDEGLMNLHNNEAGRRAVRGRMQRVCKCHGMSGSCSVRVCWRRLPPLRAVGDALTTRYEGASHVKVVERKRGKNIRKLRPLHADMKKPNKTDLVYLEDSPDYCEPNDELGILGTRGRSCNRTSAGLDGCRLLCCGRGYQTRVRDHEEKCRCRFVWCCRVHCELCRYKRDHHVCN; encoded by the exons GAATTTAGCTGCGCCCAGCCCCGTCCAAGGAAACACGTCATTGGAGACGGTCACGTTGCACAAAGAGAACTGTCAGAGGCTAGACTATTTGGGCGAGCGGCAGAAACAACTCTGCTTACTGTCCGATAAGATGGTCCAG GTGCTACAAACGGGCGCCTTGCAGGCGGTCGAGGAGTGCCAACACCAGTTCCGACACAGCCGGTGGAACTGCAGCACTGTTCAGAACTCCACCGACATCTTCGGAGGGGTGCTGAAATACA AATCGCGAGAAGCGGCGTTCGTGCACGCGTTGTCTTCAGCGGCACTTGCGCACGCCGTGGCCCGCGCTTGCTCACGAGGCGAGCTCAACGAGTGCTCCTGCGACTCGAGGGTGCGGAAGCGTACACCAAGGCACTGGCAGTGGGGAGGATGCTCTGAG GATATCAGGTATGGCGAGATTTACAGCCGCGACTTCGTGGACTCCAAAGAAGACAAGAACACTGATGAGGGGCTGATGAACCTGCATAACAATGAAGCTGGACGACGG GCGGTCCGAGGGCGCATGCAGCGCGTGTGCAAGTGCCACGGCATGTCCGGCTCGTGCTCCGTGCGCGTGTGCTGGCGCCGCCTGCCGCCGCTCCGCGCCGTCGGCGACGCGCTCACCACGCGGTACGAGGGGGCGTCACATGTTAAG GTGGTTGAAAGAAAAAGAGGAAAGAACATAAGGAAACTGCGACCGCTTCATGCTGACATGAAGAAACCTAACAAGACCGACCTGGTTTATTTAGAAGACTCTCCTGACTACTGCGAACCTAATGATGA ACTGGGCATCCTGGGCACGCGCGGACGCTCGTGTAACCGCACGTCGGCCGGGCTGGACGGCTGCCGCCTGCTGTGCTGCGGGCGCGGCTACCAGACGCGCGTGCGCGACCACGAGGAGAAGTGCCGCTGCCGCTTCGTGTGGTGCTGCCGCGTGCACTGCGAGCTCTGCCGCTACAAGCGCGACCATCATGTCTGCAATTAA